The Eriocheir sinensis breed Jianghai 21 chromosome 48, ASM2467909v1, whole genome shotgun sequence genomic sequence AACCCTGTATATCCTTGAAGTAGTTTATACATACTAACTGATGATACACAGTTGTAGTTTGTGTTCAAAGAGGGAAAATGTCTTGAGACAAAATCTTAATGGAAAGATATTTTTTGTCTCAAGGCACTTCCTACACATATCTGGAATTGAATATCTATTAACTAAATATTATTTTCAGCATGCAGTTACAGCAGTGAAAATCCAGTGAATGCCTCCAAATTTTCAAGCAACACTGTTTCTGAAGATGTATAAAGTTTGTGGCTGGGCTGCTTAATCAACGAAGATCTTACGGAGGTGTGAGTAGACTCTGTAACTCATGCTTATTGGCCATCATGTGCAAATGATAAATGTGTAAATTGAATATTCTTATAAAAAAACTAAATTCATATAATTACAATTATATACAAAACTTTTTTTTAAAGCTAACAAATGTTAGTATCTTACAAccataaagaaacactcattctCCTAAAATATTCTCTATGAACTGGAGTTGCCTCAATGTCCCTACAATGACACCATAATACTATTTAgtaaaatcaatctctctctctctctctctctctctctctctctctctctctctctctctctctctctctctctctctctctctctctctctctcacagctccCAAGCCCCACAGGATGTCCCCACACAGGTTGTTGACAAttccccacagacacatgcccccacAGAAACATAAAtggtcccccccctcctctctctctctctctctctctctctctctctctctctctctctctctctctctctctctctctctctctctctctctctctctctctctctctctctctcttttctgactTAACTTATTCTCATAAAAATAAGGCTACCAACACAGTGGCCCCATTTTTTACTGTGAATATGCAGAGTTAATCGAGAGAGGTGACTGCCCATCACATATCCGTTTCTtcaaaataacacaacaccaaatTATATGATTCAATACACTTGATGTTccaccctttttcttcctcagggCTCCTGCAACCCCACCCACCCGCCAGCACAACCCATAGATAGTGAGTTATGCATTAGGGGTAACAGGTTGTACAATATCATTATTTTAGGATTCTTGACATGAGTTGTAGCCTCTCTAATCATGCATGAACATCCGTCATAAATGTCTTGTTAATTGTTGGTTATAAATGCAATATAAATTCAAGCCAAGAACTCTAGTTTTAAACATTTTACTTGCTTTATCCCAAAAATGGCTTCAGATAATCTCCAACCTTCCTAAAAATACAACTGagtaaaatatgtatgtatatgtatattagATTTAACGTTCCACAGTGAGATAATGTTTACACACAGGCAGCCACCACTGTGCCTCTGTGAAGTTTGGACTATGTTGGATCAAGTTGCCACACCAAATGGAACTAAATTATTTTAACTCAGTGGGGCTAGGTTACTAATTTAGAGGCAAATATACTACTATTTTTTAGGTTATAATAGGCAGGTGGGTTGTTTTATTTACACCATAGCATCAAAACTATTAATttctaatgataaaaaaataaatttgttttgaaatactgaaaaaaaattgcTATACTAAAACCAATTCATGAAGGCACTTTGGGTGCGGTCGGCTAAGACTGTAAAAGAAAGTGAATATTGGCAAATTTTTACTTATAAAAACCGCAAATCTCTTAGTTTTTAGCTGTTAACtactttgaaataaaatataattactctgtatatttttttcctgcgtTCCTATGTTCTTAATAGTTTTCATGAatgattaatttttttgtttaaaAATGTGACTCATTGACTTTGTGTACATCCCATAAGAATTGGTATTGTTGCTTTGGTGACATAAGGTATCCATGCTTTATCATACCCTGTCGGTGCCCTGCCAAGGAGCTGTTGTCCTATGACATTCTTGTGTCCTCCATACTCAAGCAAAAGATATGATTTACAATGCAACTTAGAAGAAAAGGctaacaaataataaaataagaatagAAATAAATCGATCTCTAATAAATAGATCTCTCAAAGGCAGTAACTCGAATAGCAAGAGCCACCAATGTTAGCAAATGGTTAGAATTGAAAATTTGCTCTAAATTAAATGATCATAACACAATAATTAACCACAAGAGCATATATTCTCCTCCCTGACGAAAAATCTCCCTCCAACAGCGATGAATTTTGATGAATTAGGCCTGCAGGGGAAATCTCTATAAAGAAATGTCCCTAGACTTATACCCCAGATGAGGTGTGAAAAACAGGTCAAaccgagagaaaagaaaatatcctATTTTTAAAAGTGCTCCATTCATGTGAAAATAATGCTCACGTTCCCATACGCCCAGACGTGGCAGCTGTGCTAACAGTCCAAGGTCTGAGCCAGCCATACACAATCTGCCCTCATAAAATGGTTTTAGTATAGTACACTTTCTGAATATTTACCATTGTTACTCATAGCTGAAGACCCATTAATACTGCAGCCAAGACACTGCAAGATCCCACATGGACTGCTGATGCTATGAATGGTTAAGAATCAAATGCTATCAAGTGTTGGGTTGGTATATCTACTGCCAATTCTTTACTTAAACTGAAGTTGCAGTAAATTCTACTGCCCAAACCATCCCAATTTACTAGTGTCCATAGTTCCCATTCtcgataattactcaaaataaattaaaaatgcACAAACATCTAGTATATGTACTTTTCAGCAAAACCAATTATTTCTATTTGGATGAAAAGATGAATTTGTTCCTTATTAGAAATTACCCTATAATGAAAAATGTAAAATTAAGACATGCTCTTTTTCCATATCTGTGCCATATGTGATTAAAAAGTGGTACTTGTGTAAAAGGCTGGCActgtaacaaaataggaacaggGAGCACAGTCTTAAACTTTATATTAAGAATGGAAGATGAGTTATGTATAACACACAATTCCTGAAGTTCTGAACTAATTTGATTTGTAGGATATCTCTGGATTAATCTGGAAATGGTGCTGATTCTGTACAATGCATTACTTTGAGTTGTGTGTCACTGGCTCATGAGTACCCAGGCAAGCAGTGAGCTGCTACCTAAGTCTGTAGGATGTGTAGCAACTAAAGCACATGAGCCACATAATACACAGCTTGCAAGGGTGATGTACCTCATATCTGGCCCCAGGAATATTATGATCATGTCCTATATGAACAATGAACATGAAATAATTGATTAGGTATATGTGAAAAGATCAGCCAAAATGAGCATATGCAAGGGCTTTGGGAAGACTAATTTCTGAGTGCTACTTGAAATGAAAGATGCCGTCCTGCAATGTCGCAGCTCACTTAGCTGATCTTTTTACATATCCATTACACGCCCTCATGGCTTGAATTTCACTAACGGTATGTTCTTGGAATTGAGGCACTTATCACATACCCATTCAGCATATACTTCCCCTGTAAGCAGATGATATGCCCCTTCTGTAAGCCCAGTGCACACTctgaaaacaataaaataaaattagcTCCATGCACTCAACATTTTCCTTATCCTCTATATGAATGGAAGTGAATTTCTTCATATGATTTCATTCCGTGTTGAAATTCATGTTTTCAGGCAAACTAAGCATTGACTGAAACCAAATCTTTAAGTAGAAATCAGTATAATGTGTATGTATAATAAATAAATTGAAgtggtgactgaaaattcccagcTTGTGGCAGTGGGTGGGATGCAAACCCGTGTCCTCCTGGACGTAGCgccagcacactaaccactcagccaccgcctcccaaagTTTACATTAAATGGTGACAGAGTATTAATTTGTAATACTGCTATCACTGAGGACAAGCAGTAGGTTCAAGCGTTGAAAGGCAGTCTTTCTAAATTATACGTGGTACCGTACACAGAATTACAGAACTGCCTGACGCCAAAGAATCTCTATAAAAGGGAAGATTACTGTGTAAGTAGCTTACTGATGTAGCATGTGATCAATAGTAGAGGTAATCACAAGTACTTGGAGAGGACAAGACTTCTTACCTGTGGAACCAGAAGTTACAACCGGACTCACAGAGAATTGCCTGGTCGTTGTCATGCACCTCCTTATGGCAGATCCCACAGGGGTAGATGGGCGGAGCGTTGGGGTTTTGAGGGTTGAAGACCATCGGCTGGTCGGGCGGGTAAACCTAAAATTAATGTGTGAATCAGGGACCTACTGGCGGAGACTTTGGTCCAAAATTTTTTAGTTGACATGAGTTGTAAAATTTTGGTCCAACTCCGCAAGCACTTACAGAATGTAAGCTAAGCGGCTGATGTTTGTTTAGTACTTGTTAGATCAAGACTAAGAACTGCCAAGTAATCCCGCATAAAAGAAATCTTTGGGGGTTGGTCATGGGAGTCTTCAGTTCCTTTACTGTCTACTTTTTCTCAATCACTGCTTCAAGAATAGATCTTAACTGTAATTGAGGAATGTTTACAGGACGTTACTCCATCTCTAAGAAAGAACTAAAGTTAACTGatacaaagacaaaaaaacagacagcATGTTTAAAACAAAATGGAGTCAGACTTTACTAACTCCTGTAACACTATGCAGACTTTTTTCTTATAATTAACTTATGTCACTTCTTAAATCCTTTTCTGTCATTATTATATCAATTCTGTGGTGTTACTGTATGTTGTTTAGGGCCACCAGCCAGTAGATCATTCACTAAGCAACATATTGACAATACATAAAACATTACCTCTTCACAAACTCAAGATATCACATGGTGGAAAATTTATGTTGTAGATTTGATTAGTGAAAGATCACAACAACTAACCTTAACAGTGAGAGCCATATACTATATCAGTAGCTCATTAAATTCTCAAGAACAATATCAATACAAAACTATCTCAATTCTTACTAGATACTAATATTTCAACTCTAATCTATGTTAATTATATTGTtgcttgttaaaaaaaaaagggagataaataaatccaataaacTTTTCAATTAAATTTTGGTATAATCTGTAACCAGTTTTTAAATAAAAAAGTGTTTAGTTGTAATTATCTAATGTCATCTACATAAAGTGCACTGTGCATCTACTGCCATGCTTAGTGAAACAATGGATGCAATAACATACTAACCTTGCCTGAGCTAACAGGCATGGGCTTGGGCCCCATGTTGGGTCCCTGACCATTATTCATGCCAGGTCCATTGTTCATCCCAGGTCCATTCATGGGGGGCATTGGCCCGTTCATTCCTGCCATGCTTGTCATCTGACTCATGGTTGTCATGGGCATGCCAGGCCCAGACATGGAAGTGTTCATGTTCATGCCGTTCATGTTGCTCATGCTCATGGGGCCTGACATGGGGCCATTCATGGGGCCATTCATGGGGCCATTCATGGGACCATTCATGGGACCATTCATGGGACCATTCATTGGACCATTCATGGGGCCATTCATTGGTCCATTCATGGGACCATTCATTGGGTTACTCATAGGACCATTCATGGGACCATTCATTGGTCCACCAGGTCCCATGGGGCCACTCATTGGGCCATTCATGGGGCCTCCTGGGCCCATAGGTCCACCAGGACCCATGGGTCCATTCATTGGTCCTCCCATTGGCCCACTCATTGGCCCTCCCATACCcatattcttcatgttcatgtTTGCCATGTATGACATTCCCATGGGGCCCATTGGTCCATGACTCATGGGGCCAGGTCCAGGCCCTGGCCCTGGCCCTGGCCCCGGCCCCATGCTGCTGGAGGAAGGTGCTGACACTGAAGGCGAGTCATCAAAAGGGTTGGACGCCACAATCGTGTCACCATAACCTAAAACACAAAAGTATATTAGAAATTATCTGAAACTAGGAAAATAGACATATATTAATATGATATAGACATTTaaagtaaataaaatacaaatcACGGTAAGATGAAATAGGACATGTTTTCCAATAGGGTTGATATCTCTTGAGCTTACAAGCCTGCATATCATCTTATATTCTTTCTCACAACCTTATTATGTGCTTGGCAAATGGAAATCTAGTTCATCCATAATAACAATGAGGTATAAGTTTTGGCTAATTTTCTTACAGTACCTACTCTTTTCTATATTACAATAAAGGTTAAACTTAAACTTAACCACCATTCTATGCTTCCTCAATTTTAGGGTTCTCTCATCTAGTATTACAAAGTGTCTACAATCTACACCTGTggtggcagtgctcatctccgtcccatggACCTTTTGAGTCTGAGGTGGGAGGGAACCCATAAACCCAATATAGGGCCATTGTGACATTcaagttaccacagtttactttccccatgTTTCCCAGAC encodes the following:
- the LOC126981428 gene encoding protein pygopus-like isoform X2 codes for the protein MPKKKSAVTNNSSLAADFKPGTGGSPDSPNNPKKKRRTSNPPPTAQGPPSTPPSHELVPPPLSGYGDTIVASNPFDDSPSVSAPSSSSMGPGPGPGPGPGPGPMSHGPMGPMGMSYMANMNMKNMGMGGPMSGPMGGPMNGPMGPGGPMGPGGPMNGPMSGPMGPGGPMNGPMNGPMSNPMNGPMNGPMNGPMNGPMNGPMNGPMNGPMNGPMNGPMNGPMSGPMSMSNMNGMNMNTSMSGPGMPMTTMSQMTSMAGMNGPMPPMNGPGMNNGPGMNNGQGPNMGPKPMPVSSGKPMVFNPQNPNAPPIYPCGICHKEVHDNDQAILCESGCNFWFHRVCTGLTEGAYHLLTGEVYAEWVCDKCLNSKNIPLVKFKP
- the LOC126981428 gene encoding protein pygopus-like isoform X1, with amino-acid sequence MPKKKSAVTNNSSLAADFKPGTGGSPDSPNNPKKKRRTSNPPPTAQGPPSTPPSHELVPPPLSGYGDTIVASNPFDDSPSVSAPSSSSMGPGPGPGPGPGPGPMSHGPMGPMGMSYMANMNMKNMGMGGPMSGPMGGPMNGPMGPGGPMGPGGPMNGPMSGPMGPGGPMNGPMNGPMSNPMNGPMNGPMNGPMNGPMNGPMNGPMNGPMNGPMNGPMNGPMSGPMSMSNMNGMNMNTSMSGPGMPMTTMSQMTSMAGMNGPMPPMNGPGMNNGPGMNNGQGPNMGPKPMPVSSGKVYPPDQPMVFNPQNPNAPPIYPCGICHKEVHDNDQAILCESGCNFWFHRVCTGLTEGAYHLLTGEVYAEWVCDKCLNSKNIPLVKFKP